One genomic window of Halobellus limi includes the following:
- a CDS encoding lipoate--protein ligase family protein produces the protein MLASTADTGVPAVRVWTPHRHVAFGRRDARTAGYERARAAAESRGYPAVERSVGGRAVAYAGTTVAFAVAVPIEDDRRGLESRYDAATTAVVRALRSLGVPARRGEPEASFCPGDHSVQARGKISGIAQRIRRETALVAGVVVVDAHDELASVLDPVYEALDVPFDPDSVGSVARSGGRSDPDVAVDALCDSFCGDRSRRSVSLSSVLDEYGGAPG, from the coding sequence TCCGGCGGTCCGCGTGTGGACCCCGCACCGCCACGTGGCCTTCGGACGCCGCGACGCGCGGACCGCCGGATACGAGCGAGCGAGAGCGGCGGCCGAGTCCCGCGGCTACCCGGCCGTCGAACGGAGCGTCGGCGGACGTGCCGTCGCATACGCGGGCACGACGGTCGCGTTCGCCGTCGCGGTCCCGATCGAAGACGACCGGCGCGGGCTCGAATCCCGGTACGACGCCGCGACGACGGCCGTCGTGCGAGCGCTGCGGTCGCTCGGCGTCCCCGCGCGTCGCGGCGAACCGGAGGCGTCGTTCTGTCCGGGCGATCACTCCGTGCAGGCCCGCGGGAAGATCTCGGGCATCGCCCAGCGGATCCGCCGCGAGACGGCGCTCGTCGCGGGCGTCGTCGTGGTCGACGCCCACGACGAACTCGCGTCGGTCCTCGATCCCGTCTACGAGGCGCTCGACGTGCCGTTCGACCCCGATTCGGTCGGCAGCGTCGCCCGGAGCGGCGGTCGATCGGACCCCGACGTCGCGGTCGACGCGCTCTGTGACTCCTTCTGCGGCGACCGCAGCCGTCGGTCGGTCTCTCTCTCCTCGGTGCTCGACGAGTACGGCGGCGCACCCGGGTGA
- a CDS encoding dihydroorotase: MSTLFRDARLADGRTCDVRVEAGTITDVGDANDDADRVVDADERLLLPGAIDAHVHFREPGHSQKETWRTGSRSAAAGGVTTVVDQPNTTPPTVTGDAFDEKLSLAADSHVDYGVNGGVTPDWDPDSLFDRPLFALGEVFLADSTGDMGIDADLFAEAVERAAEADVVVTVHAEDADLFDETARERDAGGVGRDADADVWSQYRSAEAEAAAVERAVEVGAATDASIHIAHTSTPEGVDAAVAGGATCEVTPHHLFLSREDATELGTYGRMNPPLRSEERRAALWQRLVDGDVDIVATDHAPHTVEEKENGLWDAPSGVPGVETMLPLLLERARRGDIAYERVRDVTATNVAELFDLPEKGRIAEGYDADLVLVDPEDEREIRGDDLHSKCGWTPFEGMTGVFPSLTLVGGEVVYDGEEIVGEPSGANVRR, encoded by the coding sequence ATGTCGACGCTCTTTCGCGACGCGCGGCTCGCCGACGGCCGAACCTGCGACGTCCGGGTCGAGGCCGGAACCATCACCGACGTCGGCGACGCGAACGACGACGCCGACCGCGTCGTCGACGCCGACGAACGGCTGCTCCTTCCCGGTGCGATCGACGCGCACGTCCACTTTCGCGAGCCGGGACACTCCCAGAAGGAAACGTGGCGCACCGGTTCACGGAGCGCGGCGGCCGGCGGCGTGACGACGGTCGTCGACCAGCCGAACACGACGCCGCCGACGGTCACCGGCGACGCGTTCGACGAGAAGCTATCGCTCGCCGCCGACTCGCACGTCGACTACGGCGTCAACGGCGGCGTCACGCCCGACTGGGACCCCGACTCGCTGTTCGACCGGCCGCTGTTCGCCCTCGGCGAGGTGTTCCTCGCCGACTCGACGGGCGATATGGGGATCGACGCCGACCTCTTCGCCGAGGCCGTCGAGCGCGCGGCCGAGGCGGACGTCGTCGTCACCGTCCACGCCGAGGACGCCGACCTGTTCGACGAGACCGCACGCGAGCGCGACGCCGGCGGGGTCGGCCGCGACGCCGACGCCGACGTCTGGAGCCAGTACCGGAGCGCGGAAGCGGAGGCGGCGGCCGTCGAACGCGCCGTCGAGGTCGGCGCCGCGACCGACGCCTCGATCCACATCGCGCACACGAGCACGCCCGAGGGCGTCGACGCCGCCGTCGCCGGCGGGGCGACCTGCGAGGTGACGCCGCACCACCTGTTTCTCTCCCGCGAGGACGCGACCGAACTCGGCACGTACGGGCGGATGAACCCCCCGCTCCGGAGCGAGGAGCGCCGCGCGGCGCTGTGGCAGCGGCTCGTCGACGGCGACGTCGACATCGTCGCGACGGATCACGCCCCGCACACCGTCGAAGAGAAGGAGAACGGGCTGTGGGACGCCCCGAGCGGCGTTCCCGGCGTCGAGACGATGCTGCCGCTGCTCTTAGAGCGAGCGCGCCGAGGTGATATCGCGTACGAACGCGTCCGCGACGTCACGGCGACGAACGTCGCGGAGCTGTTCGACCTCCCCGAGAAGGGTCGCATCGCCGAGGGCTACGACGCGGACCTGGTGCTCGTCGATCCCGAAGACGAACGGGAAATCCGCGGCGACGACCTCCACTCGAAGTGCGGGTGGACGCCGTTCGAGGGGATGACCGGCGTCTTCCCGTCGCTGACGCTGGTCGGCGGTGAAGTCGTCTACGACGGCGAGGAGATCGTGGGCGAGCCGAGCGGAGCGAACGTTCGTCGGTAG
- a CDS encoding carbon-nitrogen family hydrolase has translation MNVAVVQLPAGADPEANGERAESRIRAAAADGADLVVLPEMWPVGYFAFDAYREAAESVPGPTTDRLAALADELSVHLHGGSLVERDEDGGGNEGDLYNTSVLFGPDGTLLDTYRKIHLFGYDSEESDLLTPGERPCAVETELGTIGLTTCYDLRFPELYRSLVDSGVEMLLVTSAWPRERIDHWHLFARTRAVENQAFLLAANLTGSIRGVELGGESVVVDPWGIERANAGTEAGSAHANVGLDEVRETRESFPALADRRL, from the coding sequence ATGAACGTCGCTGTCGTCCAACTCCCGGCGGGTGCCGATCCAGAAGCCAACGGCGAACGGGCGGAGTCGCGGATCCGCGCGGCCGCCGCCGACGGTGCCGACCTGGTCGTCCTCCCGGAGATGTGGCCGGTCGGCTACTTCGCATTCGACGCCTACCGCGAGGCCGCGGAGTCCGTTCCGGGGCCGACAACCGACCGCCTCGCCGCGCTCGCGGACGAACTGTCCGTTCACCTCCACGGCGGCAGTCTCGTCGAGCGCGACGAGGACGGCGGGGGGAACGAAGGTGACCTCTACAACACCTCCGTCCTGTTCGGTCCCGACGGGACGCTCCTGGACACCTACCGGAAGATCCACCTGTTCGGCTACGACTCCGAGGAGTCTGACCTGCTCACGCCCGGGGAACGCCCCTGCGCCGTCGAGACCGAACTCGGAACGATCGGGCTGACGACCTGCTACGACCTCCGGTTCCCGGAACTCTACCGCTCGCTCGTCGATAGCGGCGTCGAGATGCTGCTCGTCACCTCCGCGTGGCCCCGCGAGCGAATCGATCACTGGCATCTGTTCGCCCGAACGCGGGCCGTCGAGAACCAGGCGTTCCTACTCGCCGCCAACCTCACCGGATCGATCCGCGGGGTCGAACTCGGCGGCGAGAGCGTCGTCGTCGATCCGTGGGGAATCGAGCGGGCGAACGCCGGAACCGAGGCGGGAAGCGCACACGCGAACGTCGGTCTCGACGAGGTCCGCGAGACGCGCGAGTCGTTTCCCGCGCTTGCGGACCGGCGGCTCTGA